A genome region from Coffea arabica cultivar ET-39 chromosome 7e, Coffea Arabica ET-39 HiFi, whole genome shotgun sequence includes the following:
- the LOC113700768 gene encoding uncharacterized protein, with protein sequence MGLGNTIVEKNESSSQDRAKAMIFLRHHLDEGLKIEYLTVKDPLVLWRDLKERVDHLKLVVLSKTRYDWLHLRLQDFKSVNEYNSAMFRITSQLSLCGEKVTDEDMLEKTFSTFHVSNMLLQQQYREKGFKIF encoded by the coding sequence ATGGGTCTTGGTAATACTATTGTGGAAAAAAATGAATCCTCAAGCCAAGACCGTGCCAAAGCTATGATTTTCCTTCGTCATCATTTAGATGAAGGATTAAAAATAGAGTATCTTACTGTTAAAGATCCTCTTGTCCTTTGGCGAGATTTGAAAGAAAGAGTCGACCACCTGAAGTTGGTCGTTCTTTCAAAAACTCGATATGATTGGCTTCACTTACGGCTGCAAGATTTTAAATCTGTCAATGAATATAATTCAGCCATGTTCAGAATCACTTCTCAATTATCATTATGTGGCGAAAAAGTCACTGATGAAGATATGTTAGAGAAAACATTTTCTACTTTTCATGTCTCTAACATGCTCCTGCAGCAGCAATATCGAGAGAAGGGATTTAAAATATTCTGA